Proteins from one Sarcophilus harrisii chromosome 2, mSarHar1.11, whole genome shotgun sequence genomic window:
- the COMMD7 gene encoding COMM domain-containing protein 7 isoform X2, protein MMKQFSTLTEVIFYFLIQPKEIETFLAKLSDFAATNQISLGPLKNIVKSILLVPNGALKKNMTAEQVRADFITLGLSEEKATYFSEKWKQKSSTLARWAIGQTLMINQLIDMEWKFGVTSGSSELQKVGSIFLQLKLVVKKGNQTENVYIELTLPQFYNFLSEMERVRASMECFC, encoded by the exons CAGTTTTCAACGCTGACCGAAGTGATTTTCTACTTTTTGATTCAACCCAAGGAG ATTGAAACATTCCTAGCTAAACTGTCTGATTTTGCTGCCACCAATCAGATCAGCCTTGGACCCTTAAAGAATATTGTGAAAAGCATTCTCTTAGTGCCTAATG GTGCCTTGAAGAAGAATATGACTGCTGAGCAGGTCAGAGCAGATTTCATTACTCTGG gGCTCAGTGAAGAGAAAGCCACTTATTTTTCTGAGAAG TGGAAACAGAAATCTTCCACACTTGCACGATGGGCAATAGGACAGACGTTGATGATCAACCAGCTTATAGATATGGAATGGAAATTTGGAG TGACATCAGGAAGCAGTGAACTACAGAAAGTGGGGAGTATTTTTTTACAA ttGAAATTGGTGGTTAAAAAAGGAAACCAGACTGAAAATGTATATATAG aatTAACCCTGCCTCAGTTCTATAACTTCCTGAGTGAGATGGAACGTGTTCGAGCCAGCATGGAGTGTTTCTGCTGA
- the COMMD7 gene encoding COMM domain-containing protein 7 isoform X3, with amino-acid sequence MQKQFSTLTEVIFYFLIQPKEIETFLAKLSDFAATNQISLGPLKNIVKSILLVPNGALKKNMTAEQVRADFITLGLSEEKATYFSEKWKQKSSTLARWAIGQTLMINQLIDMEWKFGVTSGSSELQKVGSIFLQLKLVVKKGNQTENVYIELTLPQFYNFLSEMERVRASMECFC; translated from the exons CAGTTTTCAACGCTGACCGAAGTGATTTTCTACTTTTTGATTCAACCCAAGGAG ATTGAAACATTCCTAGCTAAACTGTCTGATTTTGCTGCCACCAATCAGATCAGCCTTGGACCCTTAAAGAATATTGTGAAAAGCATTCTCTTAGTGCCTAATG GTGCCTTGAAGAAGAATATGACTGCTGAGCAGGTCAGAGCAGATTTCATTACTCTGG gGCTCAGTGAAGAGAAAGCCACTTATTTTTCTGAGAAG TGGAAACAGAAATCTTCCACACTTGCACGATGGGCAATAGGACAGACGTTGATGATCAACCAGCTTATAGATATGGAATGGAAATTTGGAG TGACATCAGGAAGCAGTGAACTACAGAAAGTGGGGAGTATTTTTTTACAA ttGAAATTGGTGGTTAAAAAAGGAAACCAGACTGAAAATGTATATATAG aatTAACCCTGCCTCAGTTCTATAACTTCCTGAGTGAGATGGAACGTGTTCGAGCCAGCATGGAGTGTTTCTGCTGA